A single Entelurus aequoreus isolate RoL-2023_Sb linkage group LG11, RoL_Eaeq_v1.1, whole genome shotgun sequence DNA region contains:
- the mrpl13 gene encoding 39S ribosomal protein L13, mitochondrial isoform X3, translated as MSSFSRSAQGEFSSPTCPHRPNRTLMPSLTFSNQWATFARSWFLIDARLQPPGKIATMCSVRLQGKHKPIYHTLMCCIVCAGDCGDHVVVINTKHIAFSGNKWEQKVYSSHTGYPGGFKQVTAAQLHHKDPKAIVKLAVYGMLPKNIKRHTMMQRLHIFPEHELPDDILANLTEQLPQPREIPRKLSEYSQEEIDAFPRLWTP; from the exons ggggagttttccagccccacctgcccccatcgccccaacagaacgctaatgccaagcttaacattttcaaat CAATGGGCCACCTTTGCTCGCTCATGGTTCTTAATCGATGCTAGGTTGCAGCCTCCTGGGAAGATAGCGACCATGTGTTCAGTTCGACTACAAGGAAAGCACAAACCTATTTACCACACACTCA TGTGTTGTATTGTGTGTGCAGGTGATTGTGGTGATCATGTGGTGGTGATCAACACCAAACACATCGCCTTCTCTGGAAATAAATGGGAGCAGAAAGTCTACTCGTCCCACACGGG CTATCCAGGAGGGTTCAAACAAGTCACTGCTGCTCAACTCCATCACAAAGATCCGAAAGCT ATAGTGAAGCTAGCAGTGTATGGAATGTTGCCTAAGAACATCAAGCGACACACAATGATGCAGCGCTTACACATCTTTCCTGAACAC GAGCTGCCTGACGACATCCTCGCCAACCTGACTGAGCAGTTGCCTCAGCCGAGAGAAATTCCCAGGAAGCTCAGCGAATACTCACAGGAAGAGATAGACGCCTTCCCCAGGCTGTGGACGCCGTAA
- the mrpl13 gene encoding 39S ribosomal protein L13, mitochondrial isoform X6 — translation MSSFSRSAQQWATFARSWFLIDARLQPPGKIATMCSVRLQGKHKPIYHTLSDCGDHVVVINTKHIAFSGNKWEQKVYSSHTGYPGGFKQVTAAQLHHKDPKAIVKLAVYGMLPKNIKRHTMMQRLHIFPEHELPDDILANLTEQLPQPREIPRKLSEYSQEEIDAFPRLWTP, via the exons CAATGGGCCACCTTTGCTCGCTCATGGTTCTTAATCGATGCTAGGTTGCAGCCTCCTGGGAAGATAGCGACCATGTGTTCAGTTCGACTACAAGGAAAGCACAAACCTATTTACCACACACTCA GTGATTGTGGTGATCATGTGGTGGTGATCAACACCAAACACATCGCCTTCTCTGGAAATAAATGGGAGCAGAAAGTCTACTCGTCCCACACGGG CTATCCAGGAGGGTTCAAACAAGTCACTGCTGCTCAACTCCATCACAAAGATCCGAAAGCT ATAGTGAAGCTAGCAGTGTATGGAATGTTGCCTAAGAACATCAAGCGACACACAATGATGCAGCGCTTACACATCTTTCCTGAACAC GAGCTGCCTGACGACATCCTCGCCAACCTGACTGAGCAGTTGCCTCAGCCGAGAGAAATTCCCAGGAAGCTCAGCGAATACTCACAGGAAGAGATAGACGCCTTCCCCAGGCTGTGGACGCCGTAA
- the mrpl13 gene encoding 39S ribosomal protein L13, mitochondrial isoform X1, translated as MSSFSRSAQGEFSSPTCPHRPNRTLMPSLTFSNQWATFARSWFLIDARLQPPGKIATMCSVRLQGKHKPIYHTLMCCIVCAGDCGDHVVVINTKHIAFSGNKWEQKVYSSHTGYPGGFKQVTAAQLHHKDPKAIVKLAVYGMLPKNIKRHTMMQRLHIFPEHELPDDILANLTEQLPQPREIPRKLSEYSQEEIDAFPRLWTPPEDYKMK; from the exons ggggagttttccagccccacctgcccccatcgccccaacagaacgctaatgccaagcttaacattttcaaat CAATGGGCCACCTTTGCTCGCTCATGGTTCTTAATCGATGCTAGGTTGCAGCCTCCTGGGAAGATAGCGACCATGTGTTCAGTTCGACTACAAGGAAAGCACAAACCTATTTACCACACACTCA TGTGTTGTATTGTGTGTGCAGGTGATTGTGGTGATCATGTGGTGGTGATCAACACCAAACACATCGCCTTCTCTGGAAATAAATGGGAGCAGAAAGTCTACTCGTCCCACACGGG CTATCCAGGAGGGTTCAAACAAGTCACTGCTGCTCAACTCCATCACAAAGATCCGAAAGCT ATAGTGAAGCTAGCAGTGTATGGAATGTTGCCTAAGAACATCAAGCGACACACAATGATGCAGCGCTTACACATCTTTCCTGAACAC GAGCTGCCTGACGACATCCTCGCCAACCTGACTGAGCAGTTGCCTCAGCCGAGAGAAATTCCCAGGAAGCTCAGCGAATACTCACAGGAAGAGATAGACGCCTTCCCCAGGCTGTGGACGCC
- the mrpl13 gene encoding 39S ribosomal protein L13, mitochondrial isoform X4 → MSSFSRSAQQWATFARSWFLIDARLQPPGKIATMCSVRLQGKHKPIYHTLMCCIVCAGDCGDHVVVINTKHIAFSGNKWEQKVYSSHTGYPGGFKQVTAAQLHHKDPKAIVKLAVYGMLPKNIKRHTMMQRLHIFPEHELPDDILANLTEQLPQPREIPRKLSEYSQEEIDAFPRLWTPPEDYKMK, encoded by the exons CAATGGGCCACCTTTGCTCGCTCATGGTTCTTAATCGATGCTAGGTTGCAGCCTCCTGGGAAGATAGCGACCATGTGTTCAGTTCGACTACAAGGAAAGCACAAACCTATTTACCACACACTCA TGTGTTGTATTGTGTGTGCAGGTGATTGTGGTGATCATGTGGTGGTGATCAACACCAAACACATCGCCTTCTCTGGAAATAAATGGGAGCAGAAAGTCTACTCGTCCCACACGGG CTATCCAGGAGGGTTCAAACAAGTCACTGCTGCTCAACTCCATCACAAAGATCCGAAAGCT ATAGTGAAGCTAGCAGTGTATGGAATGTTGCCTAAGAACATCAAGCGACACACAATGATGCAGCGCTTACACATCTTTCCTGAACAC GAGCTGCCTGACGACATCCTCGCCAACCTGACTGAGCAGTTGCCTCAGCCGAGAGAAATTCCCAGGAAGCTCAGCGAATACTCACAGGAAGAGATAGACGCCTTCCCCAGGCTGTGGACGCC
- the mrpl13 gene encoding 39S ribosomal protein L13, mitochondrial isoform X5: MSSFSRSAQQWATFARSWFLIDARLQPPGKIATMCSVRLQGKHKPIYHTLSDCGDHVVVINTKHIAFSGNKWEQKVYSSHTGYPGGFKQVTAAQLHHKDPKAIVKLAVYGMLPKNIKRHTMMQRLHIFPEHELPDDILANLTEQLPQPREIPRKLSEYSQEEIDAFPRLWTPPEDYKMK, from the exons CAATGGGCCACCTTTGCTCGCTCATGGTTCTTAATCGATGCTAGGTTGCAGCCTCCTGGGAAGATAGCGACCATGTGTTCAGTTCGACTACAAGGAAAGCACAAACCTATTTACCACACACTCA GTGATTGTGGTGATCATGTGGTGGTGATCAACACCAAACACATCGCCTTCTCTGGAAATAAATGGGAGCAGAAAGTCTACTCGTCCCACACGGG CTATCCAGGAGGGTTCAAACAAGTCACTGCTGCTCAACTCCATCACAAAGATCCGAAAGCT ATAGTGAAGCTAGCAGTGTATGGAATGTTGCCTAAGAACATCAAGCGACACACAATGATGCAGCGCTTACACATCTTTCCTGAACAC GAGCTGCCTGACGACATCCTCGCCAACCTGACTGAGCAGTTGCCTCAGCCGAGAGAAATTCCCAGGAAGCTCAGCGAATACTCACAGGAAGAGATAGACGCCTTCCCCAGGCTGTGGACGCC
- the mrpl13 gene encoding 39S ribosomal protein L13, mitochondrial isoform X2, which yields MSSFSRSAQGEFSSPTCPHRPNRTLMPSLTFSNQWATFARSWFLIDARLQPPGKIATMCSVRLQGKHKPIYHTLSDCGDHVVVINTKHIAFSGNKWEQKVYSSHTGYPGGFKQVTAAQLHHKDPKAIVKLAVYGMLPKNIKRHTMMQRLHIFPEHELPDDILANLTEQLPQPREIPRKLSEYSQEEIDAFPRLWTPPEDYKMK from the exons ggggagttttccagccccacctgcccccatcgccccaacagaacgctaatgccaagcttaacattttcaaat CAATGGGCCACCTTTGCTCGCTCATGGTTCTTAATCGATGCTAGGTTGCAGCCTCCTGGGAAGATAGCGACCATGTGTTCAGTTCGACTACAAGGAAAGCACAAACCTATTTACCACACACTCA GTGATTGTGGTGATCATGTGGTGGTGATCAACACCAAACACATCGCCTTCTCTGGAAATAAATGGGAGCAGAAAGTCTACTCGTCCCACACGGG CTATCCAGGAGGGTTCAAACAAGTCACTGCTGCTCAACTCCATCACAAAGATCCGAAAGCT ATAGTGAAGCTAGCAGTGTATGGAATGTTGCCTAAGAACATCAAGCGACACACAATGATGCAGCGCTTACACATCTTTCCTGAACAC GAGCTGCCTGACGACATCCTCGCCAACCTGACTGAGCAGTTGCCTCAGCCGAGAGAAATTCCCAGGAAGCTCAGCGAATACTCACAGGAAGAGATAGACGCCTTCCCCAGGCTGTGGACGCC